The following are encoded in a window of Syngnathus scovelli strain Florida chromosome 4, RoL_Ssco_1.2, whole genome shotgun sequence genomic DNA:
- the depdc7a gene encoding DEP domain-containing protein 7, with protein sequence MAEKPFRATQIWSSIISNLHTHVEVKRRRHNLKSYHDCFLGSEAVDAVLAHITLNHFFGDEAVPRQKAIRLCQALMDSKVFEPVGHKVFGKEKKRDTFEDSSYSLYRFPSTETDLSPLNNTKSNSIESGYDSPGKSRNKNSYRQDVPIYFTHSPVRKGKSVDEILQNLNLNSTITPQINLGVSRELAVKVWHQQTVCRLLQLIELPLLENKHDYRNSLHAGESHSNLTSGYMDREVLKAFSEAQEDEWMSGAIDCLDFLPDAQVVKVSKGLVGCTNNLECKKLLYEVLARHYARDEQPPLFSNHVFDIHSGISELLVNGKLGQALEALQLSLKLQDSGGREELRRLLRFMAIAANTEDIKLHQEIENRMAVKRSFSSAIVHSRRLSKGKVDLMVLFMMDNHHDLFKVPASLHTMVSDRLKNIDRGEDADIITGSTSSTRQTAKAYPENGEKHTEDESWSLLRTIHENPNLPSKEKRRLLAQFYKDHPDIFVQYSSNKLSSMNKLLQ encoded by the exons ATGGCTGAGAAACCATTCCGGGCCACCCAAATCTGGAGCAGCATCATCTCCAACCTCCACACTCACGTGGAGGTCAAGCGCCGGCGCCACAATCTCAAGTCCTACCATGACTGCTTTTTGGGCTCCGAGGCGGTGGATGCCGTGTTAGCGCACATCACTTTAAATCACTTCTTCGGCGACGAGGCTGTCCCTCGCCAGAAAGCCATCCGActttgtcaagccctcatggacTCGAAGGTCTTTGAGCCAGTGGGCCATAAAGTGTTTGGCAAGGAAAAGAAGAGAGACACTTTTGAGGACAGCAGCTATAGTTTGTACAGATTCCCAAGCACGGAGACGGACTTGtcaccactgaacaacaccaagtCCAACTCCATAGAGAGCGGCTATGACTCTCCAGGCAAAAGCAGAAACAAGAACAGCTACAG ACAAGATGTGCCAATCTACTTTACTCACTCTCCTGTGAGAAAAGGCAAATCAGTGGACGAGATACTGCAAAATCTCAACTTGAACTCGACCATCACGCCTCAAATCAACTTAGGTGTCTCAAGAGAGC TGGCCGTGAAGGTTTGGCACCAGCAGACGGTGTGCAGGCTCCTGCAGTTGATTGAGCTCCCATTGCTGGAGAACAAGCATGACTATCGGAATTCTTTGCACGCCGGAGAGAGCCACTCAAACCTGACATCAGGCTACATGGACAGAGAAGTGCTCAAAGCCTTCAGTGAGGCACA GGAAGATGAATGGATGTCTGGTGCTATAGACTGTCTGGACTTCCTCCCTGACGCTCAAGTGGTGAAGGTCAGCAAAGGCCTCGTGGGCTGCACCAACAACCTGGAGTGTAAGAAGCTACTTTATGAAGTCCTGGCTAGGCATTACGCTCGAGATGAGCAGCCGCCTCTCTTCAGCAACCACGTGTTCGACATCCACTCGGGCATTTCGGAGCTTCTTG TAAACGGAAAACTGGGGCAGGCTCTGGAGGCACTGCAGCTGAGCCTCAAGCTGCAGGACTCTGGAGGCAGAGAGGAACTCCGGCGGCTGCTCAGGTTCATGGCCATCGCCGCTAACACGGAGGACATCAAACTCCACCAAGAG ATTGAGAACAGAATGGCAGTGAAGAGGTCATTCTCCAGCGCCATTGTGCACAGCAGAAGACTTTCCAAAGGCAAAGTGGACCTGATGGTTCTGTTTATGATGGACAACCACCACGATCTCTTTAAA GTTCCTGCTTCCCTACACACGATGGTGAGCGACAGATTAAAGAATATTGATAGAGGGGAGGATGCAGATATCATAACAG GGTCAACATCTAGCACAAGACAGACTGCAAAGGCTTACCCGGAAAATGGAGAAAAACACACCGAAGACGAATCGTGGTCATTACTGCGGACAATCCACGAGAACCCCAACCTGCCCAGCAAGGAAAAGAGACGCCTGCTAGCACAGTTCTACAAAGACCACCCGGACATTTTTGTTCAGTATTCTAGCAATAAGTTATCAAGCATGAACAAGTTACTACAGTAA